DNA from Corynebacterium stationis:
TCAATAGCTTCGGTGACAGGTTTTCCAATTTGTGCGAGCTGAGGCTCCCGGGCTTTCAAAAAAGAGGAGAGTTCAGCACGAACGTGCTTGGGAATCTCGGCTATAGGAAGTTGGGAGAAATCCTCAGAATTATTCATGGCCTTTAGCCTACCTTTAGCATTCCCGACATTAAGAAAGCGGTAGCGGCAATTTCAAGATGGCAAAGGGGCGTTCATCGCCGGGGTAGCGGTACTGGCGGATGACGTCTGTAAAACCCATTGACCGATACAGACTAAAAGCACGGTTAGATTCATTGGGGACTTCAGGCGTGGAAAGCAAAGCCCATTTGCCCGGCGCATTCCACAACAATTCAACCAGGAGCTGTCTGCCCAAGCCATGGCCCTGCATCCGTGGAAGCACGTGGACTTCCGCAACCTCGAAGTAGCTGCGAAGCATCTCGACTTCTTCCGCGGATAATTCGCCTTTCTTACGCAGCGCGAGGCGTAGTTGGCGGTCCCACCACGAATCCGGAGTGCCAATAAAACCGTAGGCAACGCCGATAACTCCAGTCGCGTCTTCAGCGATCAGTGCAGTGAAACCGGGTCGAATAACCTCACGCCGCCAGGAAAATACCCGGCCTTCACGAATGGCGGGGTCATAGCCCATGGCACTGATGTAGATATCCACCAAGGAGTCGGCGTTGAGCGCGAACTCCTGTGGTGAGAGACGGCGGATTGTTAAAGACACAGTCTCTATCTAACAAAACTTTTACTTGTAATGGGTGAGATTGCCCCTGTTGAAGGGAAAAGAGTTGGGACGGTTGCGTCTTGATCGAACATGAACCCGCTGTGGTGTTCGAAAACTTGCAGCGCTGTGTGCATTAGAAACCTTTTCATTGTCGAACATGTGAGCTATAATGTGGGCATGGATGTACGAAGCGGGTTCTAAAGTAAGGCACATAAACACACGGGTTATATCGCAAGCAATAGCGTGAAGGAGGCAAAGCGATGGGACAGGTAATTTCTGCAACAGCTCGACGGGTTCAGCGACAGGGTGGCCAAGGCTCCAAGCGTCAGCGTTTTCTGACCCAGGCCGCGCTTTTGCTTGCTGATGCCCGTGCGGATGCGGCGAATGGACGGACGGATCAGGCGTTGGAGAAGGCATATCAGGCTGGGCTGCGCACAGCTGGCGCCTGTGTGGCAGCTTCCGCAACCGTTTCTAAGCGTCGCCGCTTGCCGACTTCTGCGTGGGATCAATTGAGCCTAGTGGGGGCAGAGGAAGAGGAATGGGCAGATTCTTTCCGTGCTTACTCTCGGACGCGCTCGCGCCTAGCGTCCGGTATTGACCGAGAGGTCGCGGACAAGGTTGTATTTGACCTGATGGACTTGGCGGCTCGCTTTTTGGAAATGGCTGAGACTGGCACTCACGACTTTGATGGAGTCGGTGGCCAAGCGGCATAGGTCTAGTTGCTGCCGAAGTGTGGCGATAATCGTTTGAAAAGGTGACATAGGAAACTGCAACCGCGGGAACTAACTGGTTATTGTGTGCGTTGTATTAGGTAGAACAGGAAATATTGTCACCGAATTGATGATCGGCTGCAGCGATGGCTCGGTTATACTGAAGGTAAACATAGGGTGGCGATTTGCTGAGATAGTTGATACGTAACTTTTTAGCCCGGACTTATTGGAGGAACAGTGTCTCTTTCAGAGCAAGAGCAGCGCGCACTTCGCGAAATTGAGAAGTCCCTGCTTGCTGAGGATCCCAACTTCGGGGCCTCCGTGTCCAGTGCCTCTTCATTTGGTGGCTCCGGCGGTGCCGTAACCCTGCGCGGTGTAGCGCTTGTGGTTGTCGGTTTGGTGATGCTGGTGGGCGGCGTTGCATTGGCGCAGACAAGCTTGTGGTTCGTGCTGCTTTCCATTGCTGGATTCCTAGTCATGTTCGGTGCAGGAGTTTGGATGCTTCGCGGTTCTGGAGATGGTTCCGCGCGTTCTTCTGGGAAGAAATCCAAGTCCGGTGGAGCGGGCTCTGCGAAAGACAGTGGCGCTGCGAGCAAATTAGAAGAAAACTTCCGTCGCCGATTTGAAGAGCGCTAGACACAAGTAGCACTCATTGCCTTAACGGGGTGCGCCCCAGCCGTAGATCCGGCTGGGGCGCACCTCGTTTTGTTTTGCCTTTTTATAATCTC
Protein-coding regions in this window:
- a CDS encoding GNAT family N-acetyltransferase; its protein translation is MSLTIRRLSPQEFALNADSLVDIYISAMGYDPAIREGRVFSWRREVIRPGFTALIAEDATGVIGVAYGFIGTPDSWWDRQLRLALRKKGELSAEEVEMLRSYFEVAEVHVLPRMQGHGLGRQLLVELLWNAPGKWALLSTPEVPNESNRAFSLYRSMGFTDVIRQYRYPGDERPFAILKLPLPLS
- a CDS encoding SAV_6107 family HEPN domain-containing protein, with amino-acid sequence MGQVISATARRVQRQGGQGSKRQRFLTQAALLLADARADAANGRTDQALEKAYQAGLRTAGACVAASATVSKRRRLPTSAWDQLSLVGAEEEEWADSFRAYSRTRSRLASGIDREVADKVVFDLMDLAARFLEMAETGTHDFDGVGGQAA
- a CDS encoding DUF3040 domain-containing protein; translation: MSLSEQEQRALREIEKSLLAEDPNFGASVSSASSFGGSGGAVTLRGVALVVVGLVMLVGGVALAQTSLWFVLLSIAGFLVMFGAGVWMLRGSGDGSARSSGKKSKSGGAGSAKDSGAASKLEENFRRRFEER